One genomic segment of Vibrio fluvialis includes these proteins:
- a CDS encoding nucleotidyltransferase family protein, whose protein sequence is MNYFLLTDNLLRHDHLRMRCLRAVQSLNLPDCYLGAGFLRNAIWDSLHDKREMTPLNDVDVVYFDRDDCSPDTEQQWQHRLSHLVPEIHWEVRNQARMHLKHGHAPYASCGDGIARWVEVQTCVGVRLEADDHLHFFAPFGLEENWSLRVSMNPDFPQPEVFRRRIANKHWLTLWPELRVK, encoded by the coding sequence ATGAATTACTTCCTTCTGACCGACAATCTGCTGCGCCACGACCACTTGCGCATGCGCTGCCTGCGTGCGGTGCAATCGCTGAATCTGCCCGATTGCTATCTCGGCGCCGGATTTCTGCGCAACGCCATCTGGGATTCGTTGCATGACAAACGTGAGATGACGCCGCTCAACGATGTGGATGTGGTTTATTTTGACCGTGATGATTGCTCACCCGACACCGAGCAGCAGTGGCAACATCGGCTCAGTCATCTGGTGCCAGAGATTCACTGGGAAGTACGTAATCAGGCAAGAATGCACCTAAAACATGGTCACGCACCGTACGCCAGTTGCGGCGATGGGATTGCCCGTTGGGTGGAAGTGCAGACGTGTGTCGGTGTGCGTCTGGAGGCCGATGACCACCTGCACTTTTTTGCGCCCTTTGGTCTGGAAGAAAACTGGTCGTTACGGGTGAGCATGAATCCCGATTTCCCGCAGCCTGAGGTCTTTCGGCGGCGAATTGCGAACAAGCACTGGCTGACGCTGTGGCCTGAATTGCGTGTGAAGTAA
- a CDS encoding DMT family transporter: protein MTSRKPIDGMALGIMVVFCFTMGLQQIALKATGNDIAPILQIGMRSGMAAVLVMLYVLLRGKKLVFSDGNWKAGLAVGTLFALEYLFLGEALRYTSASHAVIFLYTSPVFSALILHFLIDSERLSPVQWAGILLAFAGIAVAFLWHSGASVSAQPDMLWGDFLALLAGVSWGLTTVLIRSSKLAYVSSEQTLLYQLVVAFVILIGAAIWMDQLTINPTPLALASVAFQTLIISFGGFLVWFWMLNTYIASRLGVLSFMTPLYGVVLGGLILGETIEAGFLYGSAMVIAGIVLVSGHGWIKQLLTRRRVSLNPTVKPD from the coding sequence ATGACGTCGCGGAAACCCATTGATGGCATGGCGCTCGGTATCATGGTGGTGTTTTGTTTCACCATGGGCCTGCAGCAAATCGCACTAAAGGCCACAGGCAATGACATCGCGCCCATTTTACAAATTGGTATGCGCTCTGGTATGGCGGCTGTCTTGGTGATGCTGTATGTGCTGCTGCGGGGTAAAAAGCTGGTGTTTTCTGATGGCAACTGGAAAGCCGGGCTTGCCGTAGGCACCTTGTTCGCGCTGGAATATCTGTTTCTCGGCGAAGCGCTGCGATATACCTCAGCGTCGCATGCGGTGATTTTCCTCTATACCTCGCCGGTGTTCAGCGCTCTGATCCTGCATTTTCTGATTGATTCTGAACGCCTGTCACCCGTGCAGTGGGCAGGAATTCTGCTTGCGTTTGCTGGTATCGCGGTAGCGTTTTTATGGCATTCGGGAGCTTCGGTATCGGCTCAACCTGATATGTTGTGGGGCGATTTTCTGGCATTGCTAGCGGGTGTCTCATGGGGATTAACCACGGTGCTGATCCGCAGCTCGAAACTGGCCTACGTCTCTTCTGAGCAGACGCTGCTCTATCAACTGGTGGTGGCGTTTGTGATTCTGATTGGTGCGGCCATTTGGATGGATCAACTTACCATCAATCCAACGCCATTGGCGCTCGCCAGTGTTGCGTTTCAAACTTTGATCATCTCGTTTGGCGGCTTTCTGGTCTGGTTCTGGATGCTCAATACTTACATTGCCTCACGCCTTGGCGTGCTGTCGTTTATGACCCCGCTCTACGGCGTGGTATTAGGCGGCCTGATTCTGGGTGAAACGATTGAAGCAGGCTTCCTGTATGGCTCCGCCATGGTGATTGCAGGCATTGTGCTGGTCAGCGGCCATGGCTGGATCAAGCAGTTGCTGACGCGTCGTCGGGTCAGCCTCAACCCCACCGTCAAACCCGACTAA
- a CDS encoding AraC family transcriptional regulator, with protein sequence MSFPTKHMHIPPFSTELPAPLVFRTACMPADAAYPRHSHPWGEFVYSFSGVMEVKVGSRQYLTPSQYGLWLPPNVEHQGLNRYETCHSSLYVDESLCHHMPQHTCALEISPLVIALLEHLRQTPITPPYRDEEFRLLQVLVEQLTHATPIGSYLPTSTDPLLGKVLTWLEQDPASNASLQTLAKQAHTTERTLMRRAQRDLGISVSEWRQRLRVVKAMPMLEAGDKVENIAHDLGYASASAFIAMFRRLMGVTPDEYRRNLGA encoded by the coding sequence ATGAGTTTTCCAACTAAACATATGCATATCCCACCATTCAGCACCGAGCTGCCGGCGCCTTTGGTGTTTCGCACCGCTTGTATGCCCGCCGATGCGGCGTATCCACGCCATAGCCACCCTTGGGGCGAATTCGTTTACTCGTTCAGCGGTGTGATGGAAGTGAAAGTCGGCAGCCGCCAGTATCTGACGCCATCACAATATGGCTTGTGGCTGCCACCGAATGTTGAACATCAGGGACTAAACCGCTACGAAACCTGCCACAGTTCGCTGTATGTGGATGAAAGCTTGTGCCATCACATGCCGCAGCACACCTGCGCGCTGGAAATCAGTCCGCTGGTGATCGCGCTACTGGAACATCTGCGCCAAACCCCCATCACGCCGCCTTACCGTGACGAGGAGTTTCGTCTGCTGCAAGTGTTGGTGGAACAGCTGACCCACGCCACACCGATTGGCAGCTATCTGCCCACTTCCACCGACCCACTGCTTGGCAAAGTGCTGACGTGGCTGGAGCAGGATCCCGCCAGCAACGCCTCATTGCAAACACTGGCCAAGCAAGCCCACACCACTGAACGTACTCTGATGCGCCGTGCCCAGCGCGATTTAGGCATTTCGGTGTCGGAATGGCGTCAGCGCCTGCGCGTGGTTAAGGCCATGCCAATGCTCGAAGCGGGCGATAAAGTGGAGAACATCGCCCATGATCTCGGCTACGCCAGCGCGTCTGCGTTCATTGCCATGTTCCGTCGCTTGATGGGCGTCACTCCGGATGAATACCGTCGCAATCTCGGTGCCTGA
- a CDS encoding rhodanese-like domain-containing protein, with amino-acid sequence MPTFNWKAACLTLLLTLPAGPLLASERSELAWQLIDSGALVVDVRTPDEFAEGHLDNAHNIPLSDVATGFSSIDKHQPIVVYCRSGNRSAMAMQALLEQGFTNVHNGGGLNEMQETRLELTPLN; translated from the coding sequence ATGCCAACCTTCAACTGGAAAGCCGCTTGTCTGACTCTGCTGCTGACACTGCCCGCAGGTCCGTTACTGGCTTCTGAACGCTCAGAACTGGCGTGGCAATTGATCGATAGCGGCGCTTTGGTAGTAGATGTGCGCACGCCGGATGAGTTTGCCGAGGGCCATTTAGATAACGCCCACAATATTCCGCTCAGTGATGTCGCGACTGGTTTTTCGTCGATTGATAAACACCAGCCGATCGTGGTCTATTGTCGCAGCGGAAACCGCTCTGCTATGGCGATGCAGGCGCTGCTAGAACAAGGCTTTACCAACGTGCACAACGGCGGCGGCCTGAATGAAATGCAGGAAACCCGCTTGGAGCTGACGCCGCTCAACTAA
- a CDS encoding amidohydrolase has protein sequence MAEICWTQFRRTLHQYPELSNQEHQTAERILAQFGAFSPDEVVTGLGGRGVAFVFQGKEPGPTTLIRCELDALPIEETNQFAHRSVHQGVSHKCGHDGHMAIVSALGQQLSQQRPQKGRVVLAFQPAEETGEGAINMVNDAKFAAFMPDFAFALHNYPGLALGHVAVRAGPFNCASRGMIIRLKGKTSHAAHPENGVSPALAMCQIIEQLNALPASLTERCWVTVIHAKLGEIAFGTAPGEAVVMATLRSETNQAMETLVEAATQLAQQSAQASGLTWSLEWQDVFQASVNSSLGCDLVLQACQNTQTPCTLLDEPMRWSEDFGQFTAVAKEGAMFVLGSGRQSPQLHNPDYDFPDELTPIGQRIFASLIGQINGFQS, from the coding sequence ATGGCTGAGATTTGTTGGACGCAGTTTCGTCGCACACTGCATCAATATCCGGAACTTTCCAATCAGGAACATCAGACCGCTGAGCGCATTCTCGCGCAATTTGGCGCTTTCTCGCCCGATGAGGTGGTGACGGGATTGGGCGGCCGCGGCGTGGCGTTTGTATTTCAGGGCAAAGAGCCGGGGCCAACCACCCTGATTCGTTGTGAGTTGGATGCGCTGCCGATTGAAGAAACCAACCAGTTTGCGCACCGTTCGGTGCATCAGGGCGTGTCACATAAATGCGGCCACGACGGCCATATGGCGATCGTCAGTGCGCTCGGCCAGCAGCTTAGCCAGCAACGCCCGCAAAAAGGGCGGGTGGTGTTGGCGTTCCAACCCGCGGAAGAGACCGGGGAAGGGGCGATCAACATGGTGAACGATGCCAAATTTGCTGCGTTCATGCCGGATTTCGCCTTTGCGCTGCACAACTATCCGGGGCTGGCGCTGGGCCATGTTGCGGTCAGAGCCGGACCGTTTAATTGCGCGTCACGCGGCATGATCATTCGTCTCAAAGGTAAAACATCTCACGCGGCGCATCCGGAAAACGGTGTGAGTCCGGCGCTGGCGATGTGTCAGATTATCGAGCAATTGAACGCGTTGCCGGCATCGCTCACGGAGCGCTGTTGGGTGACGGTGATTCACGCCAAATTAGGTGAGATTGCGTTTGGCACCGCACCGGGTGAAGCGGTGGTGATGGCGACGCTGCGCAGTGAAACCAATCAGGCGATGGAAACGCTGGTGGAAGCCGCCACGCAGTTGGCGCAGCAGAGCGCGCAAGCGAGCGGGCTGACGTGGTCGCTGGAATGGCAGGATGTGTTTCAGGCCAGCGTGAACTCGTCACTGGGCTGTGATTTGGTGTTACAAGCGTGTCAAAACACCCAGACGCCGTGCACCCTGCTTGATGAGCCGATGCGCTGGTCGGAAGATTTTGGTCAGTTTACCGCGGTCGCAAAAGAGGGCGCGATGTTCGTGCTTGGCTCAGGCCGGCAAAGCCCGCAACTACACAATCCCGACTACGATTTCCCCGATGAGCTGACGCCGATTGGTCAGCGTATTTTTGCCAGCTTAATTGGGCAGATTAACGGCTTTCAATCTTAA
- a CDS encoding helix-turn-helix transcriptional regulator, which produces MSSQSVVCVHVSLSEYHALGDAIIALNTPAFTSRYVALLREIVDFDCAVMLGYRHNKHPIYLYDSIPDNRELLFQRYLTESYQHDPFYRLVADTQQEGVFHLSEMTDAPHSYQQHHYQQQFYPQTGWQDEMSLVVQLDSERWILLYLGHLAAGRRFSALDRQALKQRFHTLAPLCRQHWSANALLLAHSDDNALESETNHTPDMRRWVERALASFGTQLLSPREQQITALLVQGLDSQEIATQLGITHGTVKNHRKRIYAQLHVASLSELFQLFLNHLIGSPNHSPRS; this is translated from the coding sequence ATGTCTTCTCAATCGGTAGTGTGTGTGCACGTCTCTCTTTCCGAATATCACGCCTTAGGTGATGCGATTATCGCACTCAATACGCCCGCCTTTACGTCGCGCTATGTGGCGCTGCTGCGCGAAATTGTCGATTTTGACTGCGCGGTGATGCTTGGCTATCGCCACAACAAACACCCGATTTACCTCTACGATTCGATTCCGGATAACCGCGAACTGCTGTTTCAACGCTACCTGACGGAGTCATATCAGCACGATCCGTTCTATCGTTTGGTGGCCGATACGCAGCAAGAAGGCGTGTTTCATCTCAGCGAGATGACCGATGCGCCGCACAGTTATCAGCAACACCATTACCAGCAGCAGTTTTATCCGCAAACTGGCTGGCAGGATGAAATGAGCCTGGTGGTGCAACTCGACAGTGAGCGCTGGATTTTGCTCTACCTTGGCCACCTTGCTGCCGGGCGCCGTTTTTCCGCGCTGGACCGACAAGCGCTCAAACAGCGCTTTCACACGCTGGCGCCGCTCTGCCGCCAACATTGGAGCGCCAATGCGCTGCTGCTGGCTCACAGCGATGACAACGCGCTGGAGAGCGAGACCAACCACACGCCCGACATGCGCCGCTGGGTGGAACGCGCACTAGCCAGCTTTGGCACCCAACTGCTGAGCCCACGCGAGCAGCAAATTACCGCGCTACTGGTACAAGGGTTGGATTCGCAAGAGATCGCCACGCAGCTGGGTATCACACACGGCACGGTCAAAAATCATCGCAAGCGCATCTACGCGCAGCTCCATGTCGCCTCGCTCAGTGAACTGTTTCAGCTATTTCTAAATCACCTGATTGGCTCGCCCAACCATTCACCACGCTCTTGA
- the tyrS gene encoding tyrosine--tRNA ligase, whose protein sequence is MNSQTLFHDLTARGLIAQSTSLDELTALFSEPQTLYCGFDPTAGSLHIGHLVPLLMLKRFQDAGHQAIALIGGATGMIGDPSFKATERTLNSAQTVQQWVDDLRQQITRTMTPHLTQPLRCVNNADWTGQVNVIDFFRDIGKHFSVNAMINRESVKQRLARPDQGISFTEFSYSLLQSFDFAHLNREHQCRLQIGGNDQWGNIVSGIDLTRRLNNETVHGLTLPLITKSDGTKFGKTEGGAVWLDASKTSPYAFYQFWLNTDDADVYRFLRYYTFLSVDEIARIEAEDAARSGKPQAQQILAENITAFVHGEAGLASAQRISDALFSGAVAQLSRDELAQLELDGLPCTTVSTADDVVELLIASQLASSKRQAREWLANGAIRVNGEKLADADLSHSFALFDRYYLLQRGKKQFALIKLS, encoded by the coding sequence ATGAATTCCCAAACCCTATTTCATGATTTAACCGCGCGCGGCCTGATCGCGCAAAGCACATCGCTTGATGAACTCACCGCCCTATTCTCTGAACCGCAAACCCTGTACTGCGGCTTTGATCCAACCGCAGGCAGCCTGCACATCGGTCACTTGGTGCCGCTGTTGATGCTCAAACGTTTTCAGGATGCGGGGCACCAAGCCATTGCGCTGATTGGCGGCGCAACGGGCATGATTGGCGATCCAAGCTTTAAAGCCACCGAACGCACACTCAACTCAGCGCAGACCGTGCAGCAATGGGTGGACGATTTACGCCAGCAGATCACGCGCACCATGACGCCGCATCTCACCCAGCCACTGCGGTGTGTCAATAACGCCGACTGGACGGGCCAAGTGAATGTGATCGACTTCTTCCGCGACATCGGCAAACACTTTTCAGTCAATGCGATGATCAACCGCGAATCGGTGAAACAGCGTCTGGCTCGCCCGGACCAAGGCATTTCGTTCACCGAATTCAGCTACTCGCTGCTGCAATCGTTCGACTTTGCCCATTTGAACCGCGAACATCAGTGTCGCCTGCAAATTGGCGGTAACGATCAATGGGGCAACATCGTCAGCGGCATCGACCTCACGCGTCGCCTGAATAACGAAACCGTGCATGGTTTAACGCTACCACTGATCACCAAATCCGACGGCACCAAATTTGGCAAAACCGAAGGGGGCGCCGTTTGGCTGGACGCGAGTAAAACCTCGCCCTACGCGTTCTACCAGTTCTGGTTGAACACCGACGATGCCGATGTATACCGTTTTCTGCGTTACTACACCTTCCTGTCGGTGGACGAGATTGCACGCATTGAAGCCGAAGATGCCGCGCGAAGCGGCAAACCGCAAGCGCAGCAAATTCTGGCCGAGAACATCACTGCATTTGTGCATGGCGAAGCGGGCTTAGCGAGCGCGCAGCGCATCAGTGACGCCCTGTTCAGTGGCGCAGTTGCACAGCTCAGCCGGGATGAACTGGCGCAACTGGAGTTGGACGGGCTGCCGTGCACCACCGTCAGCACCGCTGATGATGTGGTTGAACTGCTGATCGCTTCGCAACTCGCCAGCTCCAAGCGTCAGGCGCGCGAATGGTTGGCCAATGGCGCCATTCGCGTCAACGGGGAAAAATTGGCCGACGCCGATTTAAGCCATAGTTTTGCGCTGTTCGATCGCTACTACCTGCTGCAACGCGGTAAGAAACAGTTTGCGTTGATCAAACTGAGCTAG
- the tam gene encoding trans-aconitate 2-methyltransferase: MSVSLNQYAKIYSTFENERTRPVFDLLAPLATRTTGNAIDLGCGPGNSTEVLQRFFPQATIAALDSSEDMIEKAQQRLPHVRFDVGSIQDWMPNEHYDLILANASLQWVPNHQQLYPHLMQQLSPTGVLAVQTPDNLGEPAHELLKELATSTQWRSQLSAVERLPRANAEWYFELLSAHSSQVTIWRTCYFHHLKGGIDDVVDWFRGSALRPYLLQLSERDQVQFLTQYKQMLQDAYSVLDDGSVLLPFPRLFINALR, encoded by the coding sequence ATGTCTGTCAGCCTCAACCAATACGCGAAAATCTATTCGACGTTTGAAAACGAACGCACCCGTCCGGTGTTTGATCTGCTTGCTCCGCTCGCCACCCGCACTACCGGCAATGCGATCGATCTCGGCTGTGGCCCCGGTAATTCCACCGAAGTGCTGCAACGCTTTTTCCCGCAAGCAACCATTGCCGCGCTCGATAGCTCGGAAGACATGATTGAAAAGGCGCAGCAGCGACTGCCCCATGTCCGGTTTGACGTCGGTAGTATTCAAGACTGGATGCCAAATGAACATTACGATTTGATTCTCGCTAACGCCTCATTGCAATGGGTGCCGAACCACCAGCAACTGTATCCGCATTTAATGCAGCAGCTCAGCCCAACGGGCGTGTTAGCGGTGCAAACGCCCGATAATCTGGGCGAACCAGCGCATGAACTGCTGAAAGAGCTCGCCACCAGCACACAGTGGCGCAGTCAGCTCTCTGCGGTGGAACGTCTGCCAAGAGCGAATGCAGAGTGGTACTTCGAACTGCTCTCGGCGCACAGCTCGCAAGTGACGATTTGGCGAACCTGCTATTTTCATCACCTGAAAGGTGGCATTGATGATGTAGTGGATTGGTTCCGGGGCAGCGCACTGCGCCCCTATTTGCTGCAACTGAGCGAGCGCGACCAAGTGCAATTTCTTACCCAGTACAAGCAGATGTTACAAGACGCGTATAGCGTGCTGGATGATGGTTCTGTTCTGTTGCCATTTCCGCGACTGTTTATTAATGCATTGCGATAA
- a CDS encoding heme-degrading domain-containing protein produces the protein MSLTLVEIAQQEEALQLNHFNHDVAWQLGCALKQMAESQQVAVAIEVYGFGQTLFQYAMPGTCADHLDWMRRKRNSVLRYGRSSYYLSLYNAQKQREFETQPHIDAAEYCAHGGSFPIRIAGSGLVGAVTVSGLAQLEDHQMVSNALQSLLPVQAQ, from the coding sequence ATGAGCCTGACACTGGTCGAGATTGCGCAGCAAGAAGAGGCGCTGCAACTGAACCATTTTAACCACGATGTGGCGTGGCAACTGGGCTGCGCGCTCAAACAGATGGCAGAAAGCCAGCAAGTCGCGGTGGCGATTGAAGTGTATGGTTTTGGCCAGACGCTGTTTCAATACGCCATGCCGGGCACGTGCGCGGATCATCTCGATTGGATGCGCCGCAAACGCAATTCGGTGCTGCGATATGGCCGCAGTTCTTACTATCTGTCGCTGTACAACGCGCAGAAACAGCGCGAATTTGAGACGCAACCGCACATTGATGCTGCGGAATATTGCGCTCATGGCGGCTCGTTTCCGATTCGTATTGCCGGATCTGGATTGGTGGGGGCGGTAACGGTTTCCGGTCTGGCCCAGCTTGAAGATCACCAGATGGTCAGTAACGCGCTGCAAAGCCTATTGCCAGTGCAAGCCCAATAA
- a CDS encoding oxidoreductase yields MTYAPVKTAVIGYGYSAKTFHLPFINALPELTLSAISSSQQAAVAADWPSAQWFGDANDLLDNSDAELVIITAPNDVHYPLAKRALQNGKHVIVEKPFVTRIEDGEELIALAAEKGLTLSVFHNRRWDGDFLTLQKLMAEGRLGDIKLFESHFDRYRPEIRQRWRELAQDGGGILFDLAPHLLDQALALFGLPQAINAQCRMMRPGATTIDYYNLILHYPNHLVHLHSNLYSPEPNLRYKVLGSLAKYEKYGLDPQETYLKEGKQPDSPQWSQEPASLYGQLHSEAGSQTIATELGGYQLYFKGVADTIRLGKANPVPPEQALQNIALIEMALESSKTGQTLQVNL; encoded by the coding sequence ATGACTTACGCTCCGGTAAAAACTGCCGTGATTGGCTACGGCTATTCGGCGAAAACCTTTCACTTGCCTTTCATCAACGCGCTGCCTGAGCTGACGCTGAGTGCGATCAGTTCCAGCCAACAAGCCGCAGTCGCGGCCGATTGGCCGAGCGCGCAATGGTTTGGCGATGCGAATGACCTGCTGGACAACAGCGATGCGGAGCTGGTGATCATCACCGCGCCGAACGATGTGCATTACCCGTTGGCCAAACGTGCGCTGCAAAATGGCAAGCACGTGATCGTTGAAAAGCCGTTCGTGACCCGCATTGAAGATGGCGAAGAACTGATTGCGTTGGCGGCGGAAAAAGGCCTAACGCTGAGCGTGTTCCATAACCGTCGTTGGGATGGCGATTTCCTCACTCTGCAAAAGCTGATGGCGGAAGGGCGTTTGGGCGACATCAAACTGTTTGAATCCCACTTCGACCGCTACCGTCCGGAAATTCGTCAGCGCTGGCGTGAACTGGCGCAAGATGGCGGCGGTATTTTGTTTGATTTGGCACCGCACCTGCTGGACCAAGCGCTGGCGTTGTTTGGCCTGCCACAAGCGATCAATGCGCAGTGCCGCATGATGCGCCCGGGCGCGACGACTATCGATTACTACAACCTGATCCTGCACTACCCAAATCATTTGGTGCACCTGCATTCAAACCTCTACAGCCCAGAGCCGAATCTGCGCTACAAAGTGCTGGGCAGTCTGGCGAAGTATGAGAAATACGGCCTCGATCCGCAGGAAACCTACCTCAAAGAAGGCAAGCAGCCGGACAGCCCGCAATGGTCACAGGAACCGGCGTCGCTATATGGTCAGCTGCACAGCGAAGCGGGATCACAAACCATTGCGACCGAACTGGGCGGCTATCAGCTCTATTTCAAAGGCGTAGCGGATACGATTCGTCTCGGCAAGGCCAACCCGGTGCCGCCAGAGCAGGCGTTGCAAAACATCGCGCTGATTGAAATGGCACTGGAGAGCAGCAAAACGGGCCAAACGTTGCAGGTTAACTTATGA
- a CDS encoding DeoR/GlpR family DNA-binding transcription regulator, giving the protein MTQEERLIHLQMLIKQQGKMTLTDICDQFGVSRDSARRDLVKLTQMPGIQRIRGGAMLAPVSPKSEPFSAKAVSASKHALAQCAASMVDAQDYIVLDTSTTLALVPGYLAAPATIVTNSVNTLAQVEEGSSHSVHLLGGHFDPYSRAILGAQAEQQMAGYHVNKAFIGVCALSERGLTTNYEQEASMKRAMMAQAQQIILVCEQHKMGTENFHHVCDVAAIDMVITDAPPAPALQELFDRHDIQCVVATAPEGQF; this is encoded by the coding sequence ATGACGCAAGAAGAGCGCCTGATTCACTTACAAATGCTGATCAAGCAGCAGGGGAAAATGACCCTGACCGACATCTGTGACCAGTTTGGTGTGTCGCGTGATTCCGCGCGGCGCGATCTGGTGAAGCTCACTCAGATGCCGGGTATTCAGCGCATTCGAGGCGGTGCGATGCTGGCGCCGGTATCGCCGAAAAGCGAGCCGTTCTCGGCCAAAGCTGTCAGCGCGAGCAAGCACGCATTGGCGCAGTGCGCGGCATCGATGGTGGATGCTCAGGATTACATTGTGCTCGATACCAGCACCACGTTGGCGCTGGTCCCCGGTTATCTGGCGGCGCCTGCGACTATCGTGACCAACTCAGTCAACACGCTGGCTCAGGTTGAAGAAGGCTCTTCGCATTCGGTCCATTTGCTGGGCGGTCATTTCGATCCGTACAGCCGCGCTATTTTAGGCGCGCAGGCTGAACAGCAAATGGCTGGCTATCATGTCAACAAGGCGTTTATTGGCGTGTGCGCGCTGTCTGAGCGCGGCCTGACCACCAATTATGAACAAGAAGCGTCGATGAAACGCGCGATGATGGCGCAAGCGCAGCAGATCATTTTGGTGTGTGAACAGCACAAAATGGGCACCGAGAATTTCCATCACGTGTGTGATGTGGCGGCGATCGACATGGTGATCACCGACGCGCCACCCGCGCCAGCACTGCAAGAATTATTTGACCGTCACGACATTCAGTGTGTTGTGGCGACCGCACCAGAAGGACAGTTTTGA
- the pncB gene encoding nicotinate phosphoribosyltransferase encodes MNSRLFSPHIIRSLLDLDAYKINMMQAIHSLYPDAQVRYELIVRSDEDVSELLEEVRDEIRHLASLRFSDADIVYLKQSSPHLKTSFLQSLRYFHFQPDRQVEFGVMKQDGKHQLRIGIQGSWRDTILYETIVMAIVSEVRNRRRWAQVPAELPLQVLADKVQKLKAEIAKRGITNFSLTEMGTRRRFSSQVQRDVMAYLTQEIPELLLGTSNYHFAREFNLKPIGTIAHEWFMGHQALVNVRDSQRVALEQWLKAFDGQLSIAPTDTLTIDAFQEDFNMHLAKAYDGIRHDSGCPFKWGDRMLEHYQNMGIDPSSKVFIFSNGLNFDEALELCEYFAGRVRISFGIGTFLTNDLAGWKNEQGKAYQPLSIVIKLTECNGRPVAKISDEPEKAMCEDPLFLANLKRRFNIELDVDALIDELKHQKRTKKQYIAAA; translated from the coding sequence ATGAACTCTCGCCTGTTTTCTCCACACATCATCCGCAGTCTGTTGGATCTCGATGCCTATAAAATCAATATGATGCAGGCGATCCACTCACTCTATCCGGACGCTCAGGTGCGCTACGAGCTGATCGTGCGCAGCGATGAGGACGTGAGTGAACTGTTGGAAGAAGTGCGCGATGAGATTCGTCATTTGGCATCCCTGCGTTTTTCGGATGCGGACATTGTGTATCTGAAGCAAAGCTCTCCGCACCTCAAAACCTCATTTTTGCAATCGCTGCGTTATTTCCATTTCCAACCGGATCGTCAGGTCGAATTTGGCGTGATGAAGCAAGATGGCAAACATCAGCTGCGCATTGGTATTCAAGGCAGTTGGCGCGATACCATTCTGTACGAAACCATCGTGATGGCGATCGTGTCAGAAGTGCGCAACCGTCGCCGCTGGGCTCAGGTGCCGGCAGAACTGCCGTTGCAGGTGCTGGCGGACAAAGTACAGAAACTGAAAGCGGAAATTGCCAAACGTGGCATCACCAACTTCTCTCTGACTGAAATGGGCACCCGTCGCCGTTTCTCCAGCCAGGTACAACGTGATGTGATGGCGTATCTGACGCAGGAAATTCCGGAGCTGTTGCTGGGTACCAGCAACTACCATTTCGCCCGCGAGTTTAACCTTAAACCGATTGGCACTATTGCGCATGAATGGTTTATGGGCCATCAGGCGCTGGTTAATGTGCGTGATTCACAGCGTGTGGCACTCGAGCAGTGGCTGAAAGCCTTTGACGGCCAGCTTTCGATTGCACCGACCGATACTCTGACCATCGATGCGTTTCAGGAAGACTTCAACATGCACTTGGCCAAGGCGTACGACGGTATTCGTCACGACTCTGGCTGTCCGTTCAAATGGGGCGATCGCATGTTGGAACACTATCAGAACATGGGCATCGACCCATCGTCGAAAGTGTTCATTTTCTCCAACGGGCTGAACTTTGATGAAGCGTTGGAACTGTGTGAATACTTTGCGGGCCGCGTACGTATTTCATTTGGTATCGGTACCTTCCTCACCAATGATCTGGCAGGCTGGAAAAATGAGCAGGGTAAGGCCTATCAACCGCTCTCAATCGTGATTAAGCTGACCGAATGCAATGGTCGTCCGGTGGCGAAAATCAGTGATGAGCCAGAAAAAGCCATGTGTGAAGATCCCCTGTTTCTGGCTAACCTCAAACGCCGATTCAACATTGAGTTGGATGTTGATGCGCTGATCGATGAACTGAAGCATCAAAAACGTACCAAAAAGCAGTACATCGCCGCCGCGTAG